CGGATTCTGAAGGAACCTgtgcaaaattgtttttctttttctcttaaatcgtaaatatctcgaaaacggaatttaagaaaaaaaaataggtgtaAAAGAACTTCACAGGCAGCAGGATGCTGTCAAAATTAGGAATGTCCGCTTACTAATAaatgagctattagcaaaagaaagtgtcccatttcaaaAAAAGAACTAACCTTTAATAAAATGATCAGCTGCTAACTATACAAATTAAACATGTTATAGTTTCTGTATAGAAATGCGAGGCAAACTGGGCTAAGTTCTAATAGTTGAGCAagttggaaaaaagaaaaaagttgaactctttCAAGCTCTGTTTTAGTTATAGAAGACAAACGTACTTTTTTTACCGATCAACACAAAtataaacctttttttcaacgCATTGATTAGCTCCATGGAAAAGGTCAATGTCATCAGATTGGCGACGTTAAATTGATAACGTCAACAACACACGCATGAACAGGAACGATGCGTTATACCTAACTGAATTCGGGATCAGCGCTTGAGAAACTCGGCCGATCCCTTACCACGATCCCCAGGATTTCTCCTTTCTCACCCTACTCGAATCCTCATCAAAAGATATAATGTGAGACAAAACAAAGCCAATGGACGTGGTGTGTGACGAAATCGACGCGTTTCGGACTTCCAAAAATATAGGAGCAAATTGAGTCGCGGCGCGCGtatcaattgaaacaaattaacaTTGCTGGAGAGGCGCACATCAATTAAATCAATTAGGGGCCAGCTCGAACGCTTCACGATTAGGGTTGAGAGACGACGCAGACATAAGTCAAGAATGCTGCTGGCTTtgattagaaggatgttttacAGAGCGAGTGAGAGAAAAGCCTAGAGAAATGCtgggttttttgtttttgggaaCCAAAACTAGAACATGCTGCTGGATCTATCTACTACGGTTGATTTAACCGGGAGtattcatcaaaacaaaacaatgctCATTGCTGCTAACTCTTCAACCATTGATGAGGAGGGTTGACACACGCGGAACCTAAACGAAAAGATGATCAATCACTACCGCTGCCAATAATAATCCGTAGGAGTGATGAGGCTGGAAAATGCGACATGTTCTAATCAAACCCAGAAGAACATTGGACCTAACTGGCGACCGTTTGAGCTGTGCGTCGTCGTCGTTAATTCATTCATTCTCGGCCATTCTCTTGGACTCTCCATCAATCTCCGGTCCAGGCTGAGCACTCAGCAGCAGTCAGCCAGCAGCATCTGCTCACATTCGGTTTGGTTCCCGAATCGAATGTTCCGTTCTGTCCGTTTAGATGGATGAATGACGGGTTGGGGTTCAGTATTTGCAACATCCAAGATCACCAATCACTTGTGGTCGGTCCATTCCCGTGGACGGTCGCGTTTTCAACTCGTTCGTCGTTGGATTTCGGAAAAGTGCGGTACCCGGTTGACAGAGTTCCAGCTCCAGCCCTCTCTGCCTCCGTTTCACGTCGGTTCTTGTTATAGGTCAAAGATTTTGACCCGGAAAAGTGTCTTGTACCTCTTATGTGTAGTTAGTGTATTGGCGATGCTTGAACCATTATCTGCGGAAGTCCAAGTGGATTTGCGTTAGTTGGTTATTATTGGTGCGTGCAATTAGACTAGCCGCAACTTGGCACTTGAGTGCGAGTGTGAAGAAAAACCATCAGAGCTACTAGAACAAGTGTGTTGTGTCTTTTCTAAGTGACGAGCTAAAAGGTTGAACATCATATTCGGTCGGATATCACAAGTGAGTGATACTTGTACGTAAATTGTACTGGTATTCCGGTTCCTAACCATGAGTGTTCTGTCATGAAGTGAAGTTTAATCCTACAGAggataaaacaaaataacgaaACAAAAGTATTACATAACTCCCCGTATGAAGTGAGaacaagcagcagcagcagccgttAAGAAGAATTGCTTCAAGTGTGGTTTTCGGTGAAGTTTTACAATTGAATTTAACATCCTAGATCTGGCCAACATCGCCCAAGCTAGCGGATAGCGATCCGACAACCAACATGTGGCCCATACGGTGGGCATTTCTCTTCACCACGCTGCTGTGCATAACGGCGGCCGAACCAGACGCTATTCCAAATGTGAGTAAATATTTTTCTCGGTGTGTTCAACAAGTGGGTTGCTGTGTCGGGGGAAAAAGCAACAGTAGAGAAATAATCTTGGCTCAGGTACACATAGACGCTGTGGTGTAATGGTAACACGTCCGTATGCCCTACGGAAGATCTCCGGTTCGATTCCGGGTAGCTTTATTGCTGCacgctacttttttttttattttaaaacgagCTGCTTTCATTGACTATTATGTTAactgtttcataattttcaaaatatgaactgaatttttgtttcacaatacatttttacaatttttttccttttttttatagaaattcaacCCATTAGGATAATTCTTCTCTATGAATtttagtgctcgaaaaaaaatcatatagtgCATGTCGGGTCCAGGACGGTTCAAGCCTTTAAAACCCCTCAGATGACCACCCGATTCCGGGTTTCAGGTCCGAAAAATGATTAACACGGCGATAAGATTACAATTTCTTCTATTTCGTACTTTTCGCGACACCGAGTTACTGCACGGTTCGTTGAGTAGGTACTGTACTAGTCGGCACAACACTTGCGAACTTGGTGTACAAGAGAAAATCCAAAAAGATCGATATTTCTAGGAATGATCAATTAGACATGCATATGAAggctgaagttaaaagctatatgttgttgaaaggaaaaattttaaaaagtgaaatGTAAAAAGACGTAATTTGCTACATTTTGCTAAATTAttaccctgaaaaaagttaccccatttttgaagtctaataactttcaaagtttagactttaagaaaaaccgtttaagaaaaaacaaaagaattCGGCccaaggggaccaaagttatttatgaaaaactagattttcatgttcctcccgaacaaaatgtctcaaaagcccatacaaactttaggctcgttgagcgaccccttcccgtgatccgatctggcccaaatttggcatgagaactTGTACTAGTCCTAGGATCAATTTaggcctgcagcgcataacatttcacaagcttgaaatttcccatacaaatttggacatttggaaaatttccttgagagattgacacaaaaaccattagctgaCTCGGTcccacagaaaaaaacaaaaatgatgttgatttttcagtacaaaatattcaattttcccatacaaacctaaaagtccaagtttactcatgtaaacgttacttgaaaattttgcaaaaaatcatggatgagtttctaACCAAAACAAAGCCTTTAAGACCACAGGGTTTTGTGAAATTCCAAAATAACACcatatcgactcagtctaatgacaCATGCACATTGATATAATCCAAATTTCTTGTTCGGAAtttgtgaaaatatttcaattggaATTGACTTGTTATGTAGAGTCTGTTTTGATGAATGGCAAACGATATGGATTGTAGTTTTGATTATTCAATTCTTTTTGAGTTTTCACTTTGAAACGTTCATCCCTCTTTCTAAAGTCAGGCTTTTCTATTCGTCTGTCATCGATCTTAGAAGAAAATCATCGAATCCTTCGTAGTATTTTCCTATTGGTTCACATTAGATTTTACACTTGGACAAATCGGGCAACTTCTTGCCCTGACATTTGCTTCTCCATCCGTACCAGGCCGCGAATCCTTGGCGCGAATAGATGAGCTTAGCGCAGGTCGTCGCCTTCGAAATATCGTCGGTCAACAGATCTGTGCACTTCACATTGCAATCTCGCTTAGCGTTGCTCCCGGGAGGTTGGCACCAGAATTTGTCGTTGATCTGGTACAGACCCCAATCGGTGGAACCATTTGTGTTCAGATGCTTCTTGGAAGTGTCCATGCTGCTCTCACTTTGGATCAAACAAACCCCTTTTGGGATGCAAATAAAGGGCGAAGTTAGACATCACTTCTGTCCGCAAACATACATACCTATAAATTACTTACAGTTAGGAAGATCGGCTTTCTTGATCCCCTGATCAGCCAGAGCCTTGGCGAGGGAACATGTGTCGAAGATCTTAGCATCGGCGACTGTCACCAGGACGATCGCGAGGACCACCGCAAAGAGATACAAAGGATTCATGATTCTTGGAATAGAATCGGACACGTAATGATGAAGATTCTCATCCAGCTATTTATACTATTTATTCGGGTCCGCCAATATTTCCTTGTAGGGTCGGTTACTTCAcaatcaaatttaagttttgaacagaattttaaaagatggatattttaaaatttttgtttttccgaatttttataGTAACTTGGCATTAACTTGAAATTTGCATGAAATGGGTCCAAATAGCTGGAAAGAGAAATCATGTGTCAATATGTATCTTTACATGTGTCCGGCATTGGCACATCCACCTTATTGGCacaactgatttttttcttcgtttggCATGTTCGATGCAAGCTGTATCAACAACCAAAGTTTGGaattttcttcgtttttcgataaaaatattgacccagtttttggaagaaattgtTGATTGACgtaatttgagtatttttataGCCTCGATAGTttactttaaagatttttaatacaagtatactgcccctactcgcatatcAGTCCCAtaaacattttcgacatttttttatataatctgacagttcgtcattttgaacattgtACTCACTGTATTTCTTTCGGTAACATAATCTTTGATTTATCGCGTtaagtcatttaaaaaatattcaactcatttgatgtcgaattatgcacactagttttaAAGGCAGGTTAAAATGAAGGAAAGAATGTCTTTCCGTGAGAAAAGCTACTAGAAACAACTAAAAATCATgataagattcaacttacaatggggaatttacgatattttcccACAAGTTTGTTTCTCTTTTTTAAAGCTGCATTCAGAAGTCCAGAAATGATGAAATTCAAGTCTTAGAAAGTTGCTTAGTGAGCAAAACATATTctggactgttatgcgagtagatttgaaaacgCATAATAGTcccataataaacaaaaatgatgctcCAGACCTTACCAATtgcccaatttcgaaaattttatgtcCTACGATTTGTTGTGACAAGTTAGAACACATTCcattaaacgatttttgtttatgctgaaagttgtggtcacaatttaGAAATATATTCCAAAATAGAAAAAGCTGGACGTTACCCAGATTGCCTTAAAACAGCAAAAGTGACTTCTATATTTAAATCAGGTGATCCAGAAGATGTTAGCAACTATCGACCAATATCAAGTATCAGCGTTTTAGCAAAGTTTTAGAGAaattactagtaactagaataATTTCcttaatcacaacaaaaacaacaatgtATAGTATGCAatacacattcaacagggcataacttttttaccattgggtaaaaatcaaccaaattttataCACTTTCTCATAGAtgttttgtttacatgctgtcaaaatCGAAGTCGTGTTCTtcaattcaacgaaaatggacgTGAACCAACGCGAATCGAGAGaacaaattatttccaaacatctggaatttcctgacctgtcgcatcagcagttgggaaaaatattgaacattcatcattcaaccgttggaccacggcaaaggagctggaagaaaacagGGACCGgaaaacaaaaagacggagggaaaggtgaagcggatgattaaagcaaatcccaacgtctcaagccgtgatttggctaaaaaactcgacatgtcgcagagctacgtccaatatcgaagaagagagctggactacatacaaaCAAGGTGTACAGAACTTTCCAAACCGCGATGAACGGCaccaatcgacggctaaaactcgggcacgggagctctacgagaagatgctgacaaaataaaGCTGCTgtgtaatggacgacgaaacgtatataaaagccgattttaggcaaattccggggttggagtttttcaccggcaagagcatgTTCGATGTGAACGACAAGTTATTTTGTTCTCATTCAAAATATCCTAAGCAAAACCTTCTTtctatgtttttgacaaaatgtatatgttgaGTTTATATGACTTAAGCTTTgcctaaattttgaacttttttccaaaactgcacttaaaattcaaaccccatcatctcagggtggggtggaccaaatttcgaaattcgagttgcattccAATCCTTTTTCCATTACTTATCAAAACGCCTTTGTTTAATTTAGTGCACTCCGCAGTATGCTGttaaagtttgggatcagtcttctaaaacatgcataTTTATTCCACGCGTAATCAaacttatcaaacaacgtatcgTTCATCTGGTAAGCTGTTTGGAAGCTAATGAGTTAAACTTGCTTAtggatatttagttgaaatatttatgAAGAGTGGCTTCAATAAAACTGTAGTTAAAAtatcatcattttttaatcattttcaccaaatagtccgaccgttaaaaaacatgcaaatttgttttgatcatAAATTAGTTGTCTTTCAAGTTATTGCAGATTGGATTGGCTTATTTGCAAGCTAATGACCAACACTTACTTATGAGATAGTAATTGAGTGGATTTGGAAGCacattaaacaatattttctacaaaccaaatttatttacagtaccgttcataattgtatagaaattgaaagcacgcacactgtcacttcgactttgaactttcataattttatactctgatgatatttttttatcaaattttttgcattagatAGATCAAGTATCACACTACTATACCACAAaatttctggagtttgtgtggtctGAGATACGGTAATtatacgaaaatcggactttttggacttctctcattcaaactgcaatatctcagaaactacgcttcattttttattgaaattttgcagaatgattgttgaaacacatagctagcatgtctgaagttttcgaaaagttctatcgatgagatcaaaagttacgcaaggtgcaatatttcaggcatgaacctcgaaatgcgatttctatagaattttggacgaatgtttccataggaaaatcatattctctgtttaacaatcagtaaatctatttcaaccaaaaaatcaaaacaatatcgcgagattctgatttcaaaactcaaatggatcatttgttccagtttttcttttcttcaatgctttgccagacattttttgtcttattggaggatggaaacgatattgttttcatgaatcgttcaaaattctatagaaatcgcatttcgtATCgtaatagttgatctatctaacgcaaaaatttgaacaaaaaatatcctcagagtaaaaagttatggaagttcaaaatcgaagtaacagtgcgcgtgcttccaatttctatacaattatgaacggtactgtacatcaCATTTGTTGAACGTGCTCCAAAAACGCTCAACTGAATCAGATTCTTACTGTAACTTTAGGGTTATTTAGTATTGTCTTATGTAAGCTCTGAAAAATTGATGCTTATTTTGAGGAAAACGACGTATTCGAATTTTTTCTTGTGTTGTGctacttattttttaaaaaaaggcgtattcaaatgatttttcgtgttgaaccaatgaattgaaattgaggATAGAGTTCGATTTTTTCCAGGGTATgtcagtgaactttgtaaaagttttccatagaaaaagcgggacagcgagACATGTCCAGCTTTTGCGGGACGAATGGCAATCCTACCTAGCATGAACCATGAAGCAGaagtaaaaaacttcaaatacttacacggaaaaaaattgcatgggtttttcaaatacagagtcatgataattttactatatccATCATTTACTATTTTCGACCATGATTTAGTATTTTCTACCTAAAATCTGGGCGATACTAGTACGACATtgtatttttactatgcgaTCTTTGACAGCTTATAGTAATTTCCTCGTGTCTAAATTACCATGAGCATGATATGTTAATATCTCACAATTCGTGTTCTTGAAATAACTATGCTCATGGTAATGTTGAAACATCGTCATttgtgttgtcgaaaatactatgccCATTAAAATTCATAGTAATTTTACCTATGTGCTTAGTTTGAGTGTTTGTTTCAGCCGGTCAAGATTTTCGGAATCCGGACAAAAATGTTTCGCGGGTACGTAAATGTGGTGATTGCTGTTCCAACCAACCAACCAAATAGAATCAGCATCTCTCAGGTAAGTAATATTGTGGTTTTTTCGTCGATTGTGCATTACTCAGATCCGTTTTTTTCGATctttcttttgattttattttaagctgTTCCATCGATGCATCCCGAATTCCCCGGCCATGGGGACCTCCCTTCTAACCAGCCACGGAAAATTGTCGGTAGATTAACCTTGCCCCCTTTCTGGATCGTTGGCCTCAAGATGACTGTCAATACATCCAAATCTATTCCAGCGTAAGTAGAACATTTACCAAATTTGATCTGCTCAttaactaatttttgttttttaatttttttcagagacTATAACGACAGTTCTAAGCAGAccattgttttgtgttttgaatataGAGTAAAGTTTTGTGAtacttgtaattttaaaaatcaaaatgtaattaattttaaaataaattatttctagATCTCGGAGAAATCACGAagagttttaattttatcgTACTTCAATAGGTATACCATGGTGCATGGTAATTTGGTTGTCAAATCAAGCAATATGTACTCATTTATATCATAAAATATCATAGTTTTATCATGAAACATGTCAATTTTACTATGcacaatgaaaaacaaacccatgatttcattgacaattttactatgaacgtagtcgaaattactatgcgcagccaaaataAACACAAAGTAAAACTACTATGCGCATGGTAATATCAAgaagaaaacattattgactcaaaaatatggttgcgtgttgttcatttaaaccacggatttagtaattttgctatgcttttttttgtgtgtaggtATTCACTTGAACAGGGTGGCCagagaattttcattttcaaattcccggatttttctcggttttcacaaatgattattttgattttcccgGTATgaaattacataaataaaaatttaacaatgatTTTTGTTACCAAAAAAAAGGCATTCATATAAAagtttattggatttttttacacaaaaaaatattagcagGTTAAAAaccaaaactgcaaaaaaataattgtaataTAACCTTAACTGTATCCTGCACAATTTCGTCAAAAATTGTCACCTTTTCCTTAGACTGAATTATTTAtccataaacaaaaatttaattttaaattgggaTTCTTAAtccgatttcaaattaaaattttatttttttgcatagCTACGGATTGATATTCTAATTGAAGGTTTTCCCAAACCGTTTTGAGAACAGATTTTAATAAATCTTACCTTTCTAAAGCATTCTAAAGTTTTATTTCTCTTCTCGTCTTGAATACTGAATAAGGTTTTTTGTTGGGtttcatttaaatcattttttataatgCGTTTCTAGAGCCTGAATTATGTGTGCtggattttaaatt
This sequence is a window from Uranotaenia lowii strain MFRU-FL chromosome 3, ASM2978415v1, whole genome shotgun sequence. Protein-coding genes within it:
- the LOC129755505 gene encoding lysozyme c-1-like codes for the protein MNPLYLFAVVLAIVLVTVADAKIFDTCSLAKALADQGIKKADLPNWVCLIQSESSMDTSKKHLNTNGSTDWGLYQINDKFWCQPPGSNAKRDCNVKCTDLLTDDISKATTCAKLIYSRQGFAAWYGWRSKCQGKKLPDLSKCKI